CAAAACCGGTAGGTTTTGCTCCTTAGCAACCCTAAGAATAGCAGCAGATGATTCTCGTACCTGGGTAACACTTCCCGGAGCTGATTCTACACCTTCCCTTTCAAGTGTTTGGATTGAATCAATTATCAGAATGTCAGGTTTCTCATTATATATATGAGCGATAATCTGCTCAACCGATGTTTCGCATAATATCAGGCAATGGTCTCCATGATCAGGCAAGAGACGGTCAGCCCTTAGTTTGATTTGCCCCGGACTTTCCTCACCTGATACATATAGCACCTTATACCTACTTAGTCTCAGTGCCATTTGCAGGACAAGGGTTGACTTCCCTATACCCGGTTCGCCACCCAAAAGAATAAGTGATCCGGGAACCATCCCACCTCCAAGCACCCTGTTTAATTCCTCAATACCTGTGTCAATCCTGGGCAGACGTTGTGTATCTATTCCGCTTACCGGGAGTGGCGTTGCCCTGGTTATCTCACCTGGCAAAGGCTGCGACCTCAGACTATTCTTTCCGGTCTGAACGACCTCTTCAACAAAAGTATTCCACTCACCACAAGAAAAGCATTTTCCTATCCACTTGGGAGATTCAGTACCACAGTTACTACAGATATATACAGTTTTAGTCTTGGCCATCTATTAAGTAAGTTTATCTCTCCTGCAATTTACAAATAGTTTCAGACTTGTGAATGAGGTATGGTGATCAGGTATGGACATAAAAAGAGCTTTAACTGCACCATCATGATGGTTCAGTTAAAGCTTATTAGTTTTAACCCTTCTCTATGAAAACATCGCGCCTTCCTCAATTCAAAGAAAGACAGCAGGCCTTTAGATAAGCCTGTTGGTAGCCGTGTCGGGAAAGACAAAGATAGGCTTGTGTCCCTTAGCCTCATCAACCGGAATTATAGCATAGGTGATAATTATTACAACATCACCTACTGCAACCTTACGAGCTGCAGCGCCATTCAGGCATATTACTCCGGAACCTCTCTCGCCCTTAATAACGTAGGTCTCAATTCTCTCACCATTGTTATTATTAACCACCTGA
The genomic region above belongs to Xiashengella succiniciproducens and contains:
- the panD gene encoding aspartate 1-decarboxylase; this translates as MLIHVVKSKLHNVTVTEANLNYVGSITIDEELMEAANIFENEKVQVVNNNNGERIETYVIKGERGSGVICLNGAAARKVAVGDVVIIITYAIIPVDEAKGHKPIFVFPDTATNRLI